From Salvelinus namaycush isolate Seneca chromosome 24, SaNama_1.0, whole genome shotgun sequence, one genomic window encodes:
- the LOC120019610 gene encoding cell division cycle-associated protein 4-like: protein MYSKGTKRKFSDSVDAATENKAVLYSRQRQFLLDMSLIKLQLCHMLVEPNMCRSVLVANTVRHIQEEMTHDGSWQLVTEAFGGSGPSDHLVATEVLCRSSALEQQGGGPKLYSVMGYDSCREEEVVTDEALCSVTISDGAPALLGTIDHCWDRAEVRMAAVEDRVIKDSGSEVEDGAMSGEGAKTVMGQVFGTFEIKTGAPGSDPALEELFSAVDASYYDLDTMLTGIQSTPKMGPYNLLDSMASSHGPASNSSCRTDLSELDHIMEIIVGS from the coding sequence ATGTACTCCAAGGGCACCAAACGCAAGTTCTCTGACAGTGTGGACGCGGCGACGGAAAACAAGGCGGTGTTGTACAGCCGGCAGCGCCAGTTCCTGCTGGACATGTCTCTGATCAAGCTGCAGTTGTGCCACATGCTGGTGGAGCCCAACATGTGCCGCTCGGTGCTCGTTGCCAACACGGTGCGCCATATCCAGGAGGAGATGACCCATGACGGTAGCTGGCAGTTGGTCACTGAGGCTTTCGGCGGCTCTGGCCCATCTGACCACCTGGTGGCCACCGAGGTTTTGTGTCGGTCATCGGCGCTGGAGCAGCAGGGCGGTGGGCCCAAGCTCTACTCGGTGATGGGCTACGATAGTTGCCGCGAGGAAGAAGTGGTAACGGACGAGGCTCTCTGTTCTGTGACAATTAGCGACGGGGCCCCGGCCCTCTTGGGGACCATCGACCACTGCTGGGACAGGGCAGAAGTGAGAATGGCGGCGGTAGAGGACCGGGTCATCAAAGACTCCGGTTCGGAGGTGGAGGATGGGGCGATGTCTGGGGAGGGGGCTAAAACAGTGATGGGGCAGGTGTTTGGGACGTTCGAGATCAAAACTGGCGCCCCTGGGTCAGACCCGGCACTAGAGGAGCTGTTCTCAGCCGTGGATGCCTCGTATTATGACTTGGACACCATGCTCACAGGCATTCAGAGCACCCCCAAGATGGGGCCTTACAACCTTCTGGACAGCATGGCCTCCTCCCACGGCCCCGCGTCCAACTCCAGCTGTAGAACCGATCTCAGTGAACTTGACCACATTATGGAGATCATTGTCGGCTCATAG